From the Candidatus Poribacteria bacterium genome, the window TTCGTTCTCTACGAGCGCATCCTGCGCGGTCTCAGCGGTACGCGCGTCGGGGGCCGCTCCGTCGGAGCCGACTTCACCATCGAGAACGAGACGGGAGCCGGTCGATCCGTCTATCTGAACCTGACGCCGATCCCATATCTCTGGCTGCGCCGCGAGGCCGCCGGCGAGGGATACCGGGTGCTGCTCCAGTCGAGCCTTGCGTCGGTTGGCATCCGGCCCTACGCGACGGTTCTGCGCGACGGCCAGCCCGACCCGCTGATCGCTCGCGTCCAGTGGCGGAAGGACGGCGCGACCTATCTGTGCCTCGTCGCCAACCCGCTGCGCGACGCCCAGATCGACGGCATGGGAACCCTCGACGGCGTACCGACGTCGGATTCGGAGGAGATCGAAGTCGTGCTCGCCGACCCCGCCAGCGACGTCACCGACGAGCGGACCAATCGGAACCTGGGAGCCGGCAGCCGGTTCCGCCTGATATGGAACCCGCACGAAGCCGCCATCCTGCGCATCACAGCGCCCTGACCCCGGGCGCATCGGTCGAGATGAGGAGGGAAACGCGTTGGGAGACCTATTCCGCGACTACACCTTTGGCGAGGCTGAGAAGACAGAGCTCGACCGCGACGGCCACTACGTCCTGCCAGGCATCCTGACGGCGACCGCCTGCGAACGGCTCACCGAGTCGCTCTCGCGCATCGAAGACCTGCGCCGCGAGCGGGACGACAACTTCCCGAACCACCATTCGGCGGAATGCGACGAGTACCTCGCCAGCCTGATCGCGCACCCGCAACTCGTCGATCTCGCTCGGCGCGTCCTTGGCGAGGACATCCGCTACGACCACTGCGTTTCCCTGAACCGACCGGCGGGCAACGGCGGCGTCGGCTGGCACACGCACAACTACGCGCGCGAGATGCCTGAGCTCGGGTTCGTGCGGATCTTCTTCTACGTCAACGGGTTCGAACCGGACGATGGCGGGCTCAAGGTCGTGCCGGGCAGCCACGAGTTCCGGCAGCCCATCGACGCCGACGACGACGACAAGCTGCGGGGTTGGCTGTCGGAGCACCGGTGCCCGGCGACGGGCGACATCATGGAAATCGTGTCGCTGACGGCTCCGGCCGGAACCGTCGCGCTCATGTGGACGTGGGCTCTCCACGCCGTCTCGCCGCGCCGGCACGACAGCGCCACGCGCTGGACAGTCGTCTACGCCTACCGGAACCCCGGCGAGACTTCCCACGCCCGGTGGATCACCGAGGAGTTCGAGCGGAACCCGCCTCCCGGCGCGGAAAGCCTGATGCCACTCTACTGACGGCGGGCACGGAAACGCGGGGGTCGAGCCCCCGCGTTTCCGCTGGTCCGTGGCTTGGAGCTCACGGCGCTTACTCCGATTCGAGCAGCACCTCGACGCGCCGGCTGTCCTGACGACCTTCCTTGGTCGACTGAACGGCGGCCGTCTCGAAGTGACCCCGCCCGATGACGACGATCTTGTTCGACACGCCCTTGGACTTCAGGTAGTCCGCGGCGGCGTTGGCGCGCGCTTCGGAGAGCTGCAGGTTCGTCAGGTACTTGCCGCTCACGATGGGGTTGGAATCGGCGTGACCGATCACCTTGACCGTCGCGGACGGCTGTCCCTTGGCGGCTGCCGCAGCCTTGTCGAGGTCTCCCTTCGCGGCGTCGGTGAGGACTGCCTTGCCGCTGGCGAACGTGACGGTCGCCGCCTTGACGGGGATCGCCTTCGCGAGAGCGGAAGCGACCTCGGCGCGAAGCGCTTCGACGTCACCGGCGGACTTGGTGCTCAACTGCTGGAGCGTCTGCATCGCGGAGTTCTTCGCGTCATCCAACGCTGCCATGACGTCCTTGCGAACGCCGTCATCACCCGCCTTCGCGTTGTCTGCGGAAGCCTTCTTCGCAGCATCGACCGCAGCCAGGAGCTGCTGCCGAAGGGCGTCATCGGCTTCCTTCGAGTTCGCTTTGGCGGCGGCGAGCGAGTCAGCGTCGCCCTGCTCAGCGGCGGCAAGCGCCTCTTCCTTGGCGTCCTGGATCTGCTCCTTCAGACTCGCATCCGCCTTGGCGAGGTCGGCGAGTTGCGTGTTCGCTGTGGAAATGCTGGCGTCAATCGACTGGAACTTCGCCGCGTTCTCCGCCTTGTACTGATCGTACTGCGGCAGGAACTCCTTCTTCTTCAGGTTCCCGCATCCGCTGGAGACGAAGATGACGGCGAGAGAGGTGGCAAGAACCATCCCAACGGACCGCTTCATTACGCTTCCTCCTCTTGGGGAGTGGTCGGCGAGCGCCGCAATCGTAGGTACAGGGCACGATGCAACGTCCGAGCTCAGGGCAATCGGCTTGACGGCGGCTGGATGCATCGTCGGAGCATTCAGCGCAGCGCACGTGCTGCGGAGCCATTCCAAGGCGTCAAAACGGCGCATCAAGATCGTGGCTGCGGTCAGTATATGTAAACGCCACCGAATCGTCAAGCGCATACGTGTCGCGACCCGACTGCCTCCCTGGGCACGGCTCCATTGCCCCGCGCAAGCGGCAGCGCAGCCCGCCGATTTCCGAGGCGATGACGAAGAGAGGAAGCGAGTCGCACTGTCTGTTGTGCGTCTCGTGCCGTCCGGCTAGGATGCTCTCGCGGCTGAGCACGGGGTCCACGTGCTCCCCCGGGACAGGATATCACGCCGGAAAGGACATCCGCGATGCCCGTCGGAACCACCAACAGCGTCATCCCCGGAGCCGGGATGCACCACATCGCCATTCAGACGCGCGACTGGGACGCCTCTATCAAGCTCTACAACGAAGTGCTTGGAATGTCCGTCGTCGCGGAGTTCGGATCGCCCAACCGGCGCATCGTGCTGCTCGACATGGGCGACGGGAGCCACATCGAGCTCTTCGAGCCGACCGACAACAGCCCCAAGGCGGGAACCCCTGCGCCCAACGATCCGGTCATTCACTTCGCCTTGGCGACGACCGACACGCGTAGCGCCTTGGAGCGTGTGCGCGAAGCTGGCTACGAGATCACGATGGACACGCGCGACGTGGATGTCGGCGTCATGCAGATGACCATCGCCTTCTTCAAGGGGCCCAACGGCGAGGTCATCGAGTTCTTCCAGACCAACTGACCTGCGCCGTGCCCGATCCAACACCGGGCGGCGCGATCCGGTGACGCGCTGCCCATGCCCTCAGTGTCCGTGGACCCACGCCCGCCGAAGCCCCGGTTCTGGAGTATTCGCTCCCGATGAAGACCGGTTCCACGCCACTCGACCGCCCGCGCGGAGTCACGTGGCGCGCCGTGCTCATCGCCGCCGCTCTGATACCCCTGAACGCCTACTGGATCATGGACTCGGCGGGACAGAGCTACCCCACCACCGTCTCGCTCTTCTTCAATGTCATCTTCTGCATCACGCTGCTGATCCTTGTGAACCTCGGCGTCGCCCACCTGTACCCGCGCGGGGCGCTGACGCAAGGCGAGCTCCTGACGATCTACGCGATGCTCTCGCTCGCGTCCGGCATCGCCGGGCACGATTTCCTGCGCGTCCTCATCCCGATGATCCCGCACGCATTCCAGTTCGCCACGCCGGAGAACGAGTGGGCAGACCTGTTCCACGGACTCGTCCCCGACGCCATCGCCCTCAAGAACCGGGACGTCCTGACGGAGCTCTATCGCGGCGAGTCCACCGTCTACACGATGGCGCGTCTGCGCAGCCTGCTCCCGTCCACGCTCGCCTGGACGGGTTTCATGTTCGCGCTCGTCACCGTCATGCTGACGATCAACCTGTTCGTCCGTAAGCAGTGGACGGAGAACGAGAAGCTCTCGTATCCGATCATCCAACTCCCACTCGAAATGACTGGGGGAGGCGGCGTGACGGGTGTCCTGCGGCAGCCGCTGCTGTGGGTGGGGTTCGCGCTGGCTGGAGCCATGGACATCATCAACGGGTTCCACTTCCTCTATCCGGCGGTTCCGAGCCTCGGCGGAAGGCTCTACGATCTTCTGCCGCTCTTCACGTCGAAGCCGTGGAACGCCGTCGGGTGGACACCCATCGGGCTCTTCCCATTCGCCGTCGGGATGGCGTTCTTCATGCCGCTCGACCTATCCTTCTCGTGCTGGTTCTTCTTCCTCTTCTGGAAGGCGGAACGCGTCGCAGCGGCGGCGATGGGTCTGCGGAACCTGCCCGGCTTCCCGTATGTGGACGAGCAATCGCTGGGAGCCTACATCGGGCTGTGTCTCGTCGCAGTCGTGGCGACGCGTTCCCATCTGAGGACGGTCGGCAGGCGGATCATCGGACGTGGGAACCGCCAAGACGACGTAGACGAGCCCTTCTCGTACCGCGTCACGCTGGCGATCTGCCTGCTGGCGGGCGCGTACCTCTTCGGGTTCAGCCGGTACGCGGGCATGTCGGTCTGGGTGATCGGCGCGTTCTTCGCCACCTACTACGCCATCGCGCTCGCCGTGACGCGGATGCGCGCGGAGCTCGGCTCGCCGGTTCACGATCTGCACTTCATCGGGCCCGACGAGATGATGCCTCGCGTCTTCGGGACGCGCCTTCTGGGACCCCGAAACCTGACCGTCTTCGCCTACTACTTCTCGTTCAACCGGGCGCATCGCGGACACCCGATGCCCCATCAGCTCGAAGGGCTCAAGCTCGCCGACCGCGCGCGGATCGACACGCGGCGGCTCGTCCTGGCGATGCTGTTCGCCATGCTCTTCGGCATCGTATCGACCTTCTGGGCGTACTATGACATCTCCTTCCGCGAAGGCGCGCGGCAGTGGTTCGCCAACCAGCCCTTCACGCGGCTGCAGGGCTTGCTCGTGTCGCCGCGTCCTCCGGACTACGGGTCATCCCTTGCGATGCTGTTCGGTTTCGGGCAGGTTCTCGTGCTGACCGCGATGCGGATGCGCTTCGTCTGGTGGCCCTTTCACGCAGCGGGCTTCGCCATTTCGAGCAGTTGGTCGATGAACGTGTTCTGGTTCTCGATCCTCGTGAGTTCCGCCGCGAAGTGGGTTCTGCTGCGGCAGGGAGGTCTCGCGTCGCACCGACGCGCGACGCCCTTCTTCCTGGGCTTGATCATGGGCGAGTTCATCGTCGGGAGCGTGTGGAGCCTCATCGGATGTTCTCTGAACCGACCGATGTATCAGTTTCTCTACTGAGCCCGGGCGGGCGTCCGAACCGAACGATTCGGGCAGTCGCCATCGGATGGCTCGCCATCCTGCTCGCGGGGCTCTGGGCAGCGGAACCCTACCTGTCCTCGACGCCCGTCATCTGCCTGAGCCGGTGGGTTCTGCACCTGCCCTGCCCTGGCTGCGGGATGACGCGCGCCCTCGCGGCGGCAGCTCACGGAAAGTGGCGCGCGGCGGCGGAGTTCCATCCGCTGTGGGTTCTGACTCTCTCTGCGTTGGTGGTCGGCTGGGTCTTCGGAATCGGCTATACCTACCGAGGATGGCGGATTCGTCCGCACACGGTAGCCGCCATCGTCGCGACCGGTGCGGTCTCGCTCATCGCCGTCTGGGTCGTCCGCATGGTGATCTGGGCTCGGCAGGGAGAGCTTCCGGCGGGCTTTGGCGCTCCGTGAGAACCGAGGAAGGATGGCGCATCGTGAAACTGCTCGTCACGGGTGGTGCCGGTTTCATCGGATCGAACCTCGTCGATCATTTCATCGCGCGGGGGCATGAAGTCGCCGTCATTGACAGCCTCGTCCAGGGCAAGCGGAGCAACGTCAACCCGGACGCCGATTTCCACGAGCTGGACATCACCGACCCGCGCGTCGAAGACGTCGTTCGCGGCGCCGCGCCCGAAGTCATCTTCCATTACGCGGCGCAGATCGACGTACGCCGGTCAGTCGCCGACCCCATCACGGACGCGACGTGGAACATCCTCGGCACGCTGCGTGTTCTCGAAGCGGCGCGAGCCGTCGGCGTCCGCAAGATCATCTTCGCATCGACGGGCGGGGTCATCTACGGAACGCCGGACTATCTGCCAGCGGATGAGGCGCATCCTCGCCGTCCCGAAGTACCCTACGGCGTGACGAAGCGATGCGTCGAGCTCTACCTCCCGATCTACCGCGCCTTGCACGGCGTCGATTTCACGGTGCTGCGCTACGCCAACGTGTTTGGTCCCCGTCAGGACCCGGCGGGAGAGGCGGGCGTCATTGCGATCTTCACCGACCTGATGCTTCGGGGCAGGATTCCGCGCATCTTCGGAACCGGCAAGCAGACACGCGACTTCGTCTTCGTCGGGGACGTGATCCGCGCCAACGAGATGGTGCTGAACGCAGGCGGCGGTGAGATATTTAACGTCGGAACTGGTGTCCCGCGCTCCGTTCTCGAGGTTTTCGCCGCGCTGAAGTCGGCGCTCGACTTCCCGCATGATGCGGAGTTCGCCCCTGCGCGTCCCGGCGAACTCGACCATATCTATCTCGACTGCGCGAAGATCAGAGCGGAGCTGGAGTGGGAGCCGCAGGTGGGCTTCGAGGAGGCGGTGCAGCGCACGGTCGATTGGTTCCGCCGCTGATCGGTTACGATCCGTAGGGGCGACCCGACGGGTCGCCTTCGTCGTGAAACGGGCGACGCACTGCGTCGCCCCTACTCCACGTTGTCCATTGATTCGACGGACATCTACCAAACAGACCGCTGAGGGCTACTGCGGATACGGCATCCACGCGCCGCGAACACCAGTCGGGTTCACGCCATACCCTTGTCGCGCCACATCACGATGGCGTCCTCGCCGTTGTCTTGGTAGAACCCTCGCCGAATCGCCACGGGTTTGAAGCCCGCGCGCTCGTAGAGCCGCCGCGCCGTCAGGTTGCTGATGCGCACTTCGAGCGTGACGACGCGAATGTCTAGGCTTTTCATTCGCCGCAAGACGGCGTCCATCATGGCGGCGCCGATCCCCTGCCTCCGGTAGTCCGGGTGCACCGCGAAGTTCAGCACGTGGCATTCGTCGACGACCGTCCAGAAGACGGTGAAGCAGACGACACGACCGTTCAGCTTGCCCGCGAGGACATGCGAGTACTCGCGCGGATGACACACCTCCTGCGCCAGCGAGTTGTACGACCAATGCGGCGAGAATGACCGGGTCTCGATGTCGTAGATATCCGGCAAGTCCTCCTCGCGCGCGTAGCCGAAGCGCACCGAGCTCTTCGGTTCCGCTGGTTCGTCGCGGACCTCCGTCTCCCGCTCCTGCCACCATGGTCGAAGACGTCTCACGGCTGATCGGGCTCCGCCCTCTTCAGCGCACCCCAGCGCATCGTCAAGCACCCGATGCCGGGAACCGGTCTGCTAACCGGCACGGGTCTGTCGCGAATCACGGCGAGCTCGGAAAGGTCGAGGACTCGTCGCCAGATGGCGATGTCGTCCATCGCTCCGCTGAACGCCTGCCGCTGTAGATAATGGTTGCCGATAACGAGGCGGTCGCCAATGGAGAGCGGCATCGTCGCCGGAGCGTCGCCGCGCGCCCGCAACTTCCCGTCCACGTAGAATTGCACGCCCTTGCGGTCCGCCATCACAACCAATGACATCCACGCGCCGCGCGGGTAGACATCCGCCGGAGCCTCAGCATCGCCGAACCGGAGCGTCTGCTCCCGGTTCCGCGCGAGGAAGAACGCTCCTTCCGCCAGCCCCAAGTCGGCGTTCCGGGCGTCGAGCAGATAGTTCCATCGCGCGGGATCCGGATCGACCGCGTAGAGCCGCGCCGAGAACGTCATCGCCTCCATCGCGCCGAAGTCGTGGGTGACGCCGAGAAAGCTCTCCGCATCGGGCTTGAAGTCCAAAGCGCTCCCGAACCCGGCGCCGCCTGCGATCCATTCGGCGCGACCGACCCGCGTCACGACCGCGCGCGAGCTCGATAGGTCTGCCACGCGGTCGCCGCTGCCGTCGTCGCACGGCAGGTACAGGACAAGCCCGTCCAGCAGGTCAGCGGACGCTCCGGGCGCTGCCGCGATCCCGAGCAGTATTGGCAAGATGAAGCGGAGCACGACATCCCTCCGTCCGCATCGTCACACACCCGTTGCCGATGGGCAAGAATCGCATCGTCCCGGCGGGAGACGCGACGCGACGAACTTGACACTCACGTAAGGTTTGGATAGCATAGGGTCAGCCGTACGAGGTCAGCGCCCGGCTGGCGCAGACATGGGCATTCTTGCCCAGCGTCGAATGCGGGCGAACGGCTCGGAGGCGAAGTGATGTCATACCCCGACGTGAGCTTGGCGAGCCGAACGGTTGACAGCGTGTTCCTCGATGTCGCGCGGGAGCAGACCATACCCAACGCGTCGAGCGACGGTCCCGCGACCGCGCCGACGCGGAAGCGCCGACGCCAGCCGGATGCTAGCGGCGTGCCAGACACCATCTCGGCGTGGCTCCGTCGCATCGGCACTTACAAACGCCTCACCGCAATCCAAGAGCGCGAACTCGCTCGGCGCGCCCGCGACGGCGATGTCGAAGCCCAAGAGGCGCTCGTCCTCGCGAACCTGCGTCTGGTCGTCAGCATCGCCGCGCGATATCGCGGCTACAACGTGCCCTTTGCCGACCTGATCCAAGAGGGCAACATCGGCTTGATGCGCGCTGTCGAGAAGTTCGACTACCGCCGTGGATTCCGGTTCAGCACCTACGCGAGTTGGTGGATCCGCCAGTCGGTCATCCGACTGCTGAACCGATCCGCCCGTACGATTCGGTTCCCCAACTACGTGATCACTCAGATCGCCAAGTTCGACGACGCCATGCTGCGCCTGACGCAATCCCTGGGCAGGGAGCCGTCGATCGATGAGCTCGCGGTGGAACTCGCGATGCCTGCCGAGAAGGTGGAGCTCTTGGCATCCTTGCCGACCGAACCAGTCTCGCTCGACCTCGACACGAGTCGCCGCGACGACGCGTCGCTCCATCTCCGCGAGCAGATCGCCGACCCGAGCATCGAGGCTGACAACGGCTTGCCGCAGGTCGCGCTGCGCGTTCAGCTCGAGACGTTACTCCAGACGCTGACGCCCAGAGAGAGGCGCGTGCTCCGCCTTCGGTTCGGCTTGGAGGATGGCAGAGACCGCACGCTGCGCGAGATCGGCGACGAGCTGGGACTCACCCGCGAGCGCATCCGGCAGATCGAGCACGAGGCTCTGGGCAAGCTGAACGCTAGGGTCGCCGCGACGAGTCCCGATGCGCTTTGACAAGTCCGCCCGCACCGGAATACACTGACCGCACAGTCCAGACGTCCGAGGAATGCCGTCTCGTCCAAGTCGAGGCGCTCGGACGGCGCACATCAGCGAGAGACGATATGACTACCGACCGGTCCAATGGGGAGCGACTGCTGCGCATCGGCGAACTGGCGTCGCAGACCAACACGACGCTCCGCACCCTCCACTACTACGAGGAGCTCGGACTGGTCTGCCCGGAGCGCCGAACCAAGGGCGGGTTCCGGCTCTATCGTCCCGATGCGCTGGATCGCCTGCGCCTGGTGCTCCATTTGCGGGAGCTCGGTCTCGATCTGCCGCAGATCCAGGCGTTCTTGGCTGCGAAGCATGCGCCCACCGGCGCGGCGCGGGAACTGAGATCGACCATCGAGCGGGAGCTTCGACGCGTCAAGTCGCTGCTCTACCGCTACGCGGTCCTGCGCGACGAGCTCGACTCGGCGCTCGATATCGTGAAGGAATGCGAAAGGCGTCAGTGCGTACGGACACCCGGGGGATCCGCCTGCCCTGACTGCGAGGTCGTCTCGGACCGCGAATGCGTCCCCACCACCTTCATGTCGCTGCCCCAGACCGGCTGACGGACCACTCCCCGGGCGACACACGATGCGCCAGGCTGCCGATGCGACGGTCGTCGAAGTCATCGCGCTCAACGCCGAAGACGCTCGGCGCGCATGCGACGGCGGAGCCGACCGCATCGAGGTCTGCGGCTCGATGGCTGACGACGGCACGACGCCATCTTCAGGAGTCTTGGGAGCGATCCTAGCCCTCGACCTGCCGATACGGACGATGGCAATGGTTCGCCCGCGAGGCGGGGGTTTCGTCTACACGCCTGCCGAGATCGCCCAGATGACACGCTCGATCCGTTCCTTCCGGGCGCTGGGAGTCGACGGCGTCGTGTTCGGCTGTCTCACTCCAAGCGGCGACATCGATGTTCCGAGCCTCCGCGAGCTGATGGCGGAATGCGCGAGCCTGTCGGTCACCTTCCATCGCGCCCTCGACTCCGTCTCCCGACTCGCCGGCGCGTTGAAGATACTGCGTGAATGCGGCGTCTCGCGCGTTCTGACGCTGGGCTATCCGTGCGGCAGCGCACGGCAGGTCACAGACGCGGACGCCGTGTTGGGCACGTCTCGCATCGCGCAAGGATCGCCAGCGGTCATGACGGGCGGCTGGATCGAGCCGGAGACGACTCGGAGGCTGGTCGAAGGCGGCATCCGGGAGTTCCACTTCGGCAGAGCGGTGCGCGGGGAAGACGGCTACGCGTCGCCGGTGGACCCGGCGAGAGTCGCCGAGTGGCGGGGCATCCTGTCGGGCTAGAACTGGAAGTAGATGAACGGCACGACGTCCGTCGAGTGGAACCGATAGACGAGCAGCGTCGCGGCGACGAGCGCCGCCGCCTGAGCGGGAGCCGGCAGCCGCACGAACCCCTCGCGCAGACGGTTCACCCACGACGAACGCATCCCGTTCCCCGCCGCCACTAGGATGAGCAGCGCGTACGCCGTCAGGGGTACGTTCGCCAGACCCGCCCCGCCGTAGACCAACCGCGACAAGACCTCGACCACGCTTCCGAAGGTCGGAGCGCGGAACACGACCCAGCCCAGACAGACGAAGTGGAACGTCAGGACGATGCCGACGCCGCGACGCCATCCGGTCAACGGCTTGGCGCCACGAGCTCGCTGCCAGGCTCGGGTCGTCGCCAACGCCCCGCCGTGCAGGGCTCCCCACACGACGAACGTCCATGCCGCGCCGTGCCACAAGCCGCCGAGCAGCATGACGATCGCGAGGTTGGCGTAGGTTCGAGCGTTCCCTTTCCGCGAGCCGCCCAGCGGGATGTAGAGGTAGTCCCGGAGCCATGTCGAAAGTGTGATGTGCCAGCGGCGCCAAAAGTCTTGGAGGTTCGAGGCGGCATACGGGCGGTCGAAGTTCGTCGGCAGATGGAACCCCAGCAGCATCGCCGACCCGATGGCGATATCGCTGTAGCCGGAGAAGTCGCAGTAGATCTGCGCCGCATAGGCGTAGATACCCATCAGCGTTTCGGTTCCCGTGTACTGCTCCGGCGCGGAGAAGACGCGATCCGCCAGGTTGATCGCCAGATAGTCCGCGATGACGATCTTCTTCGTGAACCCGATCAGGCAGAACCAGAGCCCGCGCAACCGCAGGTCGGCGTCCAGGTCCGCGCGCGCGGAGAGCTGAGGCAGGAAGTCCTTCGCACGGACGATGGGTCCGGCGACCAATTGCGGGAAAAATGCGACGAACAGCGCGAACTTCCAGAACGACCGCGTCGGTTCCACCTCGCGACGATACACGTCGATGGTGTAGCTCAACGACTGGAACGTGTAGAACGAGATGCCCACCGGCAGAATCAGATCGGGAACCGCGATGGACCAGCCGAGCCCCAGCCGATCCGATGCCGCCTGCGCGCTCGTCGCCGCGAACCCCAGGTATTTGAATGTGAACAGCAGCCCTAGGTTTGCCG encodes:
- a CDS encoding sigma-70 family RNA polymerase sigma factor; the protein is MSYPDVSLASRTVDSVFLDVAREQTIPNASSDGPATAPTRKRRRQPDASGVPDTISAWLRRIGTYKRLTAIQERELARRARDGDVEAQEALVLANLRLVVSIAARYRGYNVPFADLIQEGNIGLMRAVEKFDYRRGFRFSTYASWWIRQSVIRLLNRSARTIRFPNYVITQIAKFDDAMLRLTQSLGREPSIDELAVELAMPAEKVELLASLPTEPVSLDLDTSRRDDASLHLREQIADPSIEADNGLPQVALRVQLETLLQTLTPRERRVLRLRFGLEDGRDRTLREIGDELGLTRERIRQIEHEALGKLNARVAATSPDAL
- a CDS encoding copper homeostasis protein CutC gives rise to the protein MRQAADATVVEVIALNAEDARRACDGGADRIEVCGSMADDGTTPSSGVLGAILALDLPIRTMAMVRPRGGGFVYTPAEIAQMTRSIRSFRALGVDGVVFGCLTPSGDIDVPSLRELMAECASLSVTFHRALDSVSRLAGALKILRECGVSRVLTLGYPCGSARQVTDADAVLGTSRIAQGSPAVMTGGWIEPETTRRLVEGGIREFHFGRAVRGEDGYASPVDPARVAEWRGILSG
- a CDS encoding LamG domain-containing protein — translated: MLRFILPILLGIAAAPGASADLLDGLVLYLPCDDGSGDRVADLSSSRAVVTRVGRAEWIAGGAGFGSALDFKPDAESFLGVTHDFGAMEAMTFSARLYAVDPDPARWNYLLDARNADLGLAEGAFFLARNREQTLRFGDAEAPADVYPRGAWMSLVVMADRKGVQFYVDGKLRARGDAPATMPLSIGDRLVIGNHYLQRQAFSGAMDDIAIWRRVLDLSELAVIRDRPVPVSRPVPGIGCLTMRWGALKRAEPDQP
- a CDS encoding MBOAT family protein; the protein is MLFNSVRYVAFFIVVYVAYWLLVRTKTPRILLLLAASYFFYGSWNAWFLGLILASTVIDYMAALAIDAAHTSRGRTAALVISLAANLGLLFTFKYLGFAATSAQAASDRLGLGWSIAVPDLILPVGISFYTFQSLSYTIDVYRREVEPTRSFWKFALFVAFFPQLVAGPIVRAKDFLPQLSARADLDADLRLRGLWFCLIGFTKKIVIADYLAINLADRVFSAPEQYTGTETLMGIYAYAAQIYCDFSGYSDIAIGSAMLLGFHLPTNFDRPYAASNLQDFWRRWHITLSTWLRDYLYIPLGGSRKGNARTYANLAIVMLLGGLWHGAAWTFVVWGALHGGALATTRAWQRARGAKPLTGWRRGVGIVLTFHFVCLGWVVFRAPTFGSVVEVLSRLVYGGAGLANVPLTAYALLILVAAGNGMRSSWVNRLREGFVRLPAPAQAAALVAATLLVYRFHSTDVVPFIYFQF
- a CDS encoding MerR family transcriptional regulator, with amino-acid sequence MTTDRSNGERLLRIGELASQTNTTLRTLHYYEELGLVCPERRTKGGFRLYRPDALDRLRLVLHLRELGLDLPQIQAFLAAKHAPTGAARELRSTIERELRRVKSLLYRYAVLRDELDSALDIVKECERRQCVRTPGGSACPDCEVVSDRECVPTTFMSLPQTG
- a CDS encoding VOC family protein codes for the protein MPVGTTNSVIPGAGMHHIAIQTRDWDASIKLYNEVLGMSVVAEFGSPNRRIVLLDMGDGSHIELFEPTDNSPKAGTPAPNDPVIHFALATTDTRSALERVREAGYEITMDTRDVDVGVMQMTIAFFKGPNGEVIEFFQTN
- a CDS encoding phytanoyl-CoA dioxygenase family protein yields the protein MGRDEEGNALGDLFRDYTFGEAEKTELDRDGHYVLPGILTATACERLTESLSRIEDLRRERDDNFPNHHSAECDEYLASLIAHPQLVDLARRVLGEDIRYDHCVSLNRPAGNGGVGWHTHNYAREMPELGFVRIFFYVNGFEPDDGGLKVVPGSHEFRQPIDADDDDKLRGWLSEHRCPATGDIMEIVSLTAPAGTVALMWTWALHAVSPRRHDSATRWTVVYAYRNPGETSHARWITEEFERNPPPGAESLMPLY
- the rimI gene encoding ribosomal-protein-alanine N-acetyltransferase is translated as MLDDALGCAEEGGARSAVRRLRPWWQERETEVRDEPAEPKSSVRFGYAREEDLPDIYDIETRSFSPHWSYNSLAQEVCHPREYSHVLAGKLNGRVVCFTVFWTVVDECHVLNFAVHPDYRRQGIGAAMMDAVLRRMKSLDIRVVTLEVRISNLTARRLYERAGFKPVAIRRGFYQDNGEDAIVMWRDKGMA
- a CDS encoding DUF2752 domain-containing protein → MFSEPTDVSVSLLSPGGRPNRTIRAVAIGWLAILLAGLWAAEPYLSSTPVICLSRWVLHLPCPGCGMTRALAAAAHGKWRAAAEFHPLWVLTLSALVVGWVFGIGYTYRGWRIRPHTVAAIVATGAVSLIAVWVVRMVIWARQGELPAGFGAP
- a CDS encoding NAD-dependent epimerase/dehydratase family protein, whose translation is MKLLVTGGAGFIGSNLVDHFIARGHEVAVIDSLVQGKRSNVNPDADFHELDITDPRVEDVVRGAAPEVIFHYAAQIDVRRSVADPITDATWNILGTLRVLEAARAVGVRKIIFASTGGVIYGTPDYLPADEAHPRRPEVPYGVTKRCVELYLPIYRALHGVDFTVLRYANVFGPRQDPAGEAGVIAIFTDLMLRGRIPRIFGTGKQTRDFVFVGDVIRANEMVLNAGGGEIFNVGTGVPRSVLEVFAALKSALDFPHDAEFAPARPGELDHIYLDCAKIRAELEWEPQVGFEEAVQRTVDWFRR